In the Streptomyces sp. NBC_00525 genome, one interval contains:
- a CDS encoding ABC transporter permease, producing MFVAWRDLRFAKGRFALMGTVVVLITLLVGLLSGLTAGLARENTSAVTGLNADRLAFAAPPDGRSVSFTDSSVGEDAVRAWARQPGVTSAEPLGIRTLNATAGTGERMPGTGERTAAVSAFGVEPGSGLAPLGTEVAPGEVVLSRGGADELDVRAGDRLRLGGREVTVAAVAGDASYSHTPVVWTDLADWRRAGNGDARATVIALTLTGAADTAAGDRAAGTRTLTLADSLTAIGSYQAENGSLQLMRGFLFVISALVIGAFFTVWTIQRSGDVAVLKALGASTPYLLRDALGQAVVMLVLGTGLGTALASGIGVLVAGGSVPFVLDAATVLVPAAVTIVLGAAGAALSIRRITAVDPLTALGSAR from the coding sequence ATGTTCGTCGCATGGAGAGATCTACGGTTCGCCAAGGGCCGCTTCGCGCTCATGGGCACGGTCGTCGTGCTGATCACCCTGCTGGTCGGTCTGCTGTCCGGGCTCACCGCGGGGCTGGCCCGTGAGAACACCTCGGCCGTCACCGGGCTGAACGCCGACCGGCTGGCGTTCGCCGCCCCGCCGGACGGCCGCTCGGTGTCCTTCACCGACTCCTCGGTCGGCGAGGACGCGGTACGGGCCTGGGCCCGGCAGCCGGGCGTGACGTCCGCGGAGCCGCTCGGCATCCGCACCCTGAACGCCACCGCCGGTACGGGGGAGCGCATGCCCGGTACGGGGGAGCGCACGGCCGCCGTCTCCGCGTTCGGTGTCGAGCCCGGCAGCGGACTGGCCCCGCTCGGCACGGAGGTCGCCCCCGGCGAGGTCGTCCTCTCGCGCGGCGGAGCCGACGAGCTGGACGTGCGCGCCGGGGACCGGCTGCGGCTCGGCGGCCGGGAGGTCACCGTGGCCGCCGTCGCCGGCGACGCCTCGTACAGCCACACCCCGGTCGTCTGGACCGACCTCGCCGACTGGCGGCGCGCCGGGAACGGGGACGCCCGCGCCACCGTGATCGCCCTGACCCTCACCGGCGCCGCCGACACGGCCGCCGGCGACCGGGCGGCGGGCACCCGGACCCTCACCCTGGCGGACTCCCTCACCGCGATCGGCTCCTACCAGGCCGAGAACGGCTCGCTCCAGCTGATGCGCGGCTTCCTCTTCGTCATCTCCGCCCTGGTCATCGGCGCGTTCTTCACCGTCTGGACGATCCAGCGCAGCGGCGACGTCGCCGTGCTCAAGGCGCTGGGCGCCTCCACCCCGTATCTGCTCAGGGACGCGCTCGGACAGGCCGTCGTGATGCTCGTCCTCGGCACGGGCCTGGGCACCGCCCTCGCCTCCGGCATCGGTGTCCTGGTCGCGGGCGGCAGCGTGCCGTTCGTCCTGGACGCGGCGACGGTCCTCGTGCCGGCCGCCGTGACCATCGTCCTCGGCGCCGCCGGGGCGGCCCTGTCCATCCGGCGGATCACCGCCGTCGACCCGCTCACCGCGCTCGGGAGTGCCCGATGA
- a CDS encoding ABC transporter ATP-binding protein, with protein sequence MTLTLTDVTLTYPDGDGRLTALDRVALDVPAGTLTAVVGPSGSGKSSLLAVAATLVAPDSGTVLVAGTDTTGLGRAEQAALRRERVGIVFQQPNLLPSLTAVEQLQVMTHLSGGRAGAARARALDLLDAVGLAGQAGRRPHQLSGGQRQRVNIARALMNEPALLLVDEPTSALDHERGAAVLDLLVTLTRQRSTATVLVTHDRAHLDRADRTVTMTDGRLTAAPAPV encoded by the coding sequence ATGACCCTCACGCTCACCGATGTCACCCTCACCTACCCGGACGGCGACGGCCGCCTCACCGCCCTGGACCGCGTCGCGCTCGACGTGCCCGCCGGCACCCTCACCGCCGTCGTCGGACCGTCCGGCTCCGGCAAGTCCAGCCTGCTCGCGGTGGCCGCGACGCTGGTCGCCCCGGACTCGGGCACGGTCCTCGTCGCCGGTACGGACACCACGGGGCTGGGGCGCGCCGAGCAGGCGGCGCTGCGCCGGGAGCGGGTCGGCATCGTCTTCCAGCAGCCCAATCTGCTGCCCTCGCTGACCGCCGTCGAACAGCTCCAGGTCATGACGCATCTCTCCGGCGGCCGGGCCGGGGCCGCCCGTGCCCGCGCGCTCGACCTGCTCGACGCGGTCGGCCTCGCCGGGCAGGCGGGCCGCAGGCCCCACCAGCTCTCCGGCGGTCAGCGCCAGCGGGTCAACATCGCCCGCGCCCTGATGAACGAGCCGGCCCTGCTGCTGGTGGACGAGCCGACCAGCGCACTGGACCATGAGCGCGGCGCGGCCGTTCTCGACCTGCTGGTCACGCTGACCCGGCAGCGCTCCACGGCGACGGTCCTGGTCACCCACGACCGCGCCCACCTGGACCGCGCGGACCGCACGGTCACCATGACGGACGGCCGGCTCACGGCCGCCCCGGCCCCGGTGTGA
- a CDS encoding IclR family transcriptional regulator — MPPSHASTSDSKPAGSSGGVQSLERAFDLLERMADAGGEVGLSELSASSGLPLPTIHRLMRTLVLCGYVRQQPNRRYALGPRLIRLGESASRLLGTWARPYLARLVEETGETANMALLDGDEIVYVAQVPSKHSMRMFTEVGRRVLPHSTGVGKALLAHTPADEVRALLARTGMPAATDKTITTPDGFLEALDQVRRMGYAVDDNEQEIGVRCLAVSVPDSPTSAAISISGPAGRVTEAATERIVPILQQAAKDLSEALAGSGTAG, encoded by the coding sequence GTGCCGCCGTCCCACGCCAGCACTTCCGACTCCAAGCCCGCCGGTTCCAGCGGTGGTGTGCAGTCCCTTGAGCGCGCCTTCGACCTGCTGGAGCGGATGGCCGACGCGGGGGGCGAGGTCGGCCTGAGCGAGCTGTCCGCGAGCAGCGGACTCCCCCTGCCCACGATCCACCGTCTGATGCGCACGCTGGTGCTGTGCGGTTACGTACGCCAGCAGCCCAACCGGCGTTACGCGCTCGGCCCCCGGCTGATCCGCCTCGGCGAGTCCGCCTCGCGGCTGCTTGGCACCTGGGCCCGCCCGTATCTGGCCCGGCTGGTCGAGGAGACCGGCGAGACCGCCAACATGGCGCTGCTCGACGGCGACGAGATCGTGTACGTGGCGCAGGTGCCGTCCAAGCACTCGATGCGCATGTTCACCGAGGTCGGCCGCCGGGTGCTGCCGCACTCCACCGGGGTCGGCAAGGCGCTGCTGGCGCACACCCCGGCGGACGAGGTGCGCGCGCTGCTGGCCCGTACGGGCATGCCGGCCGCCACCGACAAGACGATCACCACCCCGGACGGCTTCCTGGAGGCGCTGGACCAGGTCCGCAGGATGGGCTACGCGGTCGACGACAACGAGCAGGAGATAGGGGTGCGCTGTCTGGCGGTCTCGGTGCCCGACTCCCCCACCTCCGCCGCGATCTCGATCTCCGGCCCGGCCGGCCGGGTCACCGAGGCGGCCACCGAGCGGATCGTGCCCATACTCCAGCAGGCCGCGAAGGACCTGTCGGAGGCGCTGGCCGGCAGCGGCACGGCCGGCTGA
- the allB gene encoding allantoinase AllB, translated as MPGPDVKLLLRSTRVVTPEGTRPASVAVSGETIEAVLPYDAGAPAGARVEDLGDDALLPGLVDTHVHVNDPGRTEWEGFWTATRAAAAGGITTLLDMPLNSLPPTTTVEHLRVKQRVAEPKVHVDTGFWGGAVPTNVKDLRPLYEAGVFGFKCFLSPSGVEEFPELDQEQLARSMAEIAGFGGLLIVHAEDPHHLASAPQRSGPAYADFLASRPRDAENTAIEGLIAHARRLDARVHVLHLSSGDALATIAAARREGVRLTVETCPHFLTLTAEEVPDGATEFKCCPPIREAANQDALWQGLADGTIDCVVSDHSPCTTDLKTPDFASAWGGISSLQLGLPAIWTEARRRGHTLDDVARWMSTAPAALAGLHRKGAIEAGRDADFAVLAPEAAFTVDPAELFHRNRVTAYAGRTLHGVVRSTWLRGTRIAHDGVLTEPTGRLRTRETRA; from the coding sequence GTGCCCGGTCCGGACGTGAAGCTGCTGCTGCGCTCGACGCGCGTCGTCACCCCCGAGGGAACCCGGCCCGCGTCGGTGGCCGTCAGCGGCGAGACCATCGAAGCCGTCCTCCCGTACGACGCCGGGGCACCGGCCGGCGCCCGCGTCGAGGACCTCGGTGACGACGCCCTGCTGCCCGGTCTGGTGGACACCCACGTCCATGTGAACGACCCCGGCCGCACCGAGTGGGAGGGCTTCTGGACCGCCACCCGCGCCGCCGCGGCCGGCGGCATCACCACCCTGCTCGACATGCCCCTCAACTCCCTGCCGCCCACCACCACGGTCGAGCACCTGCGCGTCAAGCAGCGCGTCGCCGAACCCAAGGTGCATGTGGACACCGGCTTCTGGGGCGGCGCCGTCCCCACCAACGTCAAGGACCTGCGCCCGCTGTACGAGGCCGGGGTCTTCGGCTTCAAGTGCTTCCTCTCGCCCTCCGGCGTCGAGGAGTTCCCCGAGCTGGACCAGGAGCAACTGGCCCGGTCCATGGCCGAGATCGCCGGCTTCGGCGGACTGCTCATCGTGCACGCCGAGGACCCCCACCACCTGGCGTCCGCCCCGCAGCGAAGCGGCCCCGCCTACGCCGACTTCCTCGCCTCCCGGCCGCGCGACGCCGAGAACACCGCCATCGAGGGCCTGATCGCGCACGCCCGCCGACTGGACGCCCGCGTCCACGTCCTGCACCTGTCCTCCGGCGACGCGCTGGCCACCATCGCCGCCGCCCGGCGCGAGGGCGTCCGGCTCACCGTCGAGACCTGCCCGCACTTCCTCACCCTCACCGCCGAGGAAGTCCCGGACGGGGCCACCGAGTTCAAGTGCTGCCCGCCCATCCGCGAGGCCGCCAACCAGGACGCGCTGTGGCAGGGGCTCGCCGACGGCACCATCGACTGCGTCGTCTCCGACCACTCGCCCTGCACCACCGACCTCAAGACCCCGGACTTCGCCTCCGCCTGGGGCGGCATCTCCTCCCTCCAGCTCGGGCTCCCCGCCATCTGGACCGAGGCCCGCCGCCGGGGCCACACCCTGGACGACGTCGCCCGCTGGATGTCCACCGCCCCCGCCGCCCTCGCCGGGCTGCACCGCAAGGGCGCCATCGAGGCCGGCCGCGACGCCGACTTCGCGGTGCTGGCCCCCGAAGCCGCCTTCACCGTCGACCCGGCCGAACTCTTCCACCGCAACCGGGTCACCGCCTACGCCGGACGCACCCTGCACGGCGTGGTGCGCTCCACCTGGCTGCGCGGCACCCGCATCGCCCACGACGGCGTCCTCACCGAACCCACCGGCCGCCTCCGGACGAGGGAGACCCGAGCATGA
- the alc gene encoding allantoicase — MTAITHFTGDANPYGGGDPYADHRSADLPFTHLVDLADRRLGAAVIAANDEFFAERENLLRPEPARFDPERFGHKGKIMDGWETRRRRGASAGEPHPADDDHDWALIRLGAPGVVRGLVVDTAHFRGNYPQAVSVAAVSLPGTPSPAELLDPGVTWTTLVTRTEIGGHAANGFAVDAERRFTHLRLAQHPDGGIARLRVYGEVAPDPAWLAALGTFDVVALENGGRVADASDRFYSPATHTIQPGRSRKMDDGWETRRRRDRGNDWIHYHLAEEADIRAVEIDTACLKGNAAGWARLTARDADSGAWSEFLPRTRLQPDTNHRFVLPEAVRADQVRIDIYPDGGISRLRLLGSLTARGAARLAARHTALGG, encoded by the coding sequence ATGACGGCGATCACGCACTTCACCGGCGACGCGAACCCGTACGGCGGCGGCGACCCGTACGCCGACCACCGCAGCGCCGACCTCCCCTTCACCCACCTCGTCGACCTCGCCGACCGCCGCCTCGGCGCGGCCGTCATCGCCGCCAACGACGAGTTCTTCGCCGAGCGCGAGAACCTGCTCAGGCCGGAGCCCGCCCGCTTCGACCCGGAGCGCTTCGGCCACAAGGGCAAGATCATGGACGGCTGGGAGACCCGCCGCCGGCGCGGCGCGAGCGCCGGCGAACCGCATCCGGCCGACGACGACCACGACTGGGCGCTCATCCGCCTCGGCGCCCCCGGCGTCGTGCGCGGCCTCGTCGTGGACACCGCCCACTTCCGCGGCAACTACCCGCAAGCCGTCTCCGTGGCGGCCGTCTCGCTGCCCGGCACGCCGTCCCCCGCGGAACTGCTCGACCCCGGCGTGACGTGGACGACGCTCGTGACCCGTACCGAGATCGGCGGCCACGCGGCCAACGGATTCGCCGTGGACGCCGAGCGGCGCTTCACCCATCTGCGGCTCGCTCAGCACCCGGACGGCGGGATCGCCCGGCTGAGGGTGTACGGCGAGGTCGCCCCCGACCCCGCCTGGCTCGCGGCGCTCGGCACCTTCGACGTCGTCGCCCTGGAGAACGGCGGCCGGGTCGCCGACGCCTCCGACCGCTTCTACTCACCGGCCACCCACACCATCCAGCCCGGCCGCTCCCGCAAGATGGACGACGGCTGGGAGACCCGGCGCCGCCGCGACCGGGGCAACGACTGGATCCACTACCACCTCGCCGAAGAGGCGGACATCCGCGCCGTCGAGATCGACACCGCCTGCCTCAAGGGCAACGCCGCCGGCTGGGCCCGGCTGACCGCCCGCGACGCCGACAGCGGCGCATGGTCCGAGTTCCTGCCCCGCACCCGGCTCCAGCCCGACACCAACCACCGCTTCGTCCTGCCGGAGGCCGTCCGCGCCGACCAGGTCCGCATCGACATCTACCCGGACGGCGGCATCTCCCGGCTGCGTCTCCTCGGCTCCCTCACCGCACGCGGCGCGGCCCGGCTGGCCGCCCGCCACACCGCACTCGGCGGCTGA
- a CDS encoding aldo/keto reductase, whose amino-acid sequence MSGIPAHTLNDGRTIPAVGLGTYPLDDDAAERAVAGALGLGYRLVDTALNYGNETGTGRGVARGGVPREEVFVTTKVPGRHHGYDKTLASFEESRSNLGLDYVDLYLIHWPLPKVGLYVDTWRALIKLREDGLVRSIGVSNFTAEHLARLEEETGVVPAVNQIELHPRLPQEELRAVHAAKGIVTQSWSPLGRGRDLLADPDVVAVAGAHGVTPGQAVLRWHTQLGSVPIPKSADPGRQRENLDLFGFELTPEELGRISNGRRERFGGDPEEHEEF is encoded by the coding sequence ATGTCCGGTATCCCGGCGCACACCCTGAACGACGGCCGTACGATCCCGGCGGTGGGCCTCGGCACCTACCCGCTCGACGACGACGCGGCGGAGCGGGCCGTCGCCGGGGCGCTGGGCCTCGGCTACCGGCTGGTGGACACGGCGCTGAACTACGGCAACGAGACCGGTACGGGGCGCGGCGTCGCCCGCGGCGGGGTGCCCCGCGAGGAGGTCTTCGTCACGACCAAGGTGCCCGGCCGGCACCACGGCTACGACAAGACGCTGGCCTCGTTCGAGGAGTCGCGGAGCAACCTCGGCCTGGACTACGTGGACCTGTATCTCATCCACTGGCCGCTGCCGAAGGTGGGTCTGTACGTGGACACCTGGCGGGCGCTGATCAAGCTGCGCGAGGACGGGCTCGTCCGGTCGATCGGGGTCTCCAACTTCACCGCGGAGCATCTGGCGCGGCTGGAGGAGGAGACGGGGGTGGTGCCCGCCGTGAACCAGATCGAGTTGCATCCCCGGCTGCCGCAGGAGGAGTTGCGGGCGGTGCACGCGGCGAAGGGGATCGTCACGCAGAGCTGGAGTCCGCTGGGGCGCGGCCGCGATCTGCTGGCCGACCCGGATGTGGTGGCGGTGGCCGGGGCGCACGGGGTGACTCCGGGGCAGGCCGTGCTGCGCTGGCACACCCAGCTCGGTTCCGTGCCGATCCCGAAGTCGGCCGATCCGGGGCGGCAGCGGGAGAACCTGGACCTGTTCGGGTTCGAGCTGACGCCGGAGGAGCTGGGCCGGATCTCCAACGGCCGCCGGGAGCGGTTCGGCGGGGACCCCGAGGAGCACGAGGAGTTCTGA
- a CDS encoding DMT family transporter → MSSVAAPALAPPRRAWLTDLPVLLVAVVWGSSYLAAKGITTAQTVVAVLVLRFAVVLPVLVVAGRRRLRALRAAQWRGAGLLGLVLSGIFLLETYGIVHTSATNAGLIISLTMIFTPLAEAAVTRTRPTGAFLAAAGLSVAGVVLLTQGGGFTTPSAGDLLMLLAALARTLHVLLMARIKAVRSADSLSLTTVQLGSAVAVFALLAAAPGTGRAPWTVAAGFGAREWCGLLFLSVFCTLFAFFVQMWSVRRTSPSRVSLLLGTEPLWAAAVGIAIGGERLGAAGVAGAVLVLAGTAWGRRGADRAATAGLTP, encoded by the coding sequence GTGTCGTCCGTCGCCGCCCCCGCCCTCGCCCCGCCGCGCCGGGCCTGGCTCACCGATCTGCCCGTACTGCTGGTCGCCGTGGTCTGGGGCTCCAGCTATCTCGCTGCCAAGGGCATCACCACGGCGCAGACCGTCGTCGCCGTGCTCGTCCTGCGGTTCGCCGTGGTGCTGCCCGTCCTGGTGGTCGCGGGACGGCGCCGGCTGCGGGCGCTCCGGGCCGCGCAGTGGCGGGGCGCCGGGCTGCTGGGCCTCGTCCTGAGCGGGATCTTCCTGCTGGAGACCTACGGCATCGTGCACACCTCGGCCACCAACGCCGGACTCATCATCAGCCTCACCATGATCTTCACCCCGCTCGCCGAGGCCGCCGTGACCCGGACCCGGCCGACCGGGGCCTTCCTCGCCGCCGCCGGGCTCTCCGTCGCCGGGGTGGTGCTGCTGACCCAGGGCGGCGGCTTCACCACCCCCTCGGCCGGCGACCTGCTGATGCTCCTCGCCGCCCTCGCCCGCACCCTGCACGTCCTGCTCATGGCCCGGATCAAGGCGGTGCGGTCGGCGGACTCGCTCTCCCTGACCACGGTGCAGCTCGGCAGCGCGGTCGCCGTCTTCGCGCTGCTGGCCGCCGCGCCGGGCACCGGCCGGGCGCCCTGGACGGTCGCCGCCGGGTTCGGGGCGCGCGAGTGGTGCGGGCTGCTCTTCCTGTCCGTGTTCTGCACGCTCTTCGCGTTCTTCGTCCAGATGTGGTCCGTACGCCGCACCTCGCCGTCCCGGGTCAGCCTGCTCCTCGGTACGGAGCCGCTGTGGGCCGCCGCCGTCGGCATCGCGATCGGCGGCGAGCGCCTGGGGGCCGCCGGGGTGGCCGGCGCCGTACTGGTCCTGGCCGGCACGGCCTGGGGGCGGCGCGGCGCCGACCGGGCCGCGACCGCCGGCCTCACTCCTTGA
- a CDS encoding sensor histidine kinase, which yields MTRTEYPWLLPSAMAGPELPDDGGRTRRTVRDWVVDITAFLCAAGIGLGTLATIEADPTTPDVFVLIDSLVGAAACCALWVRRRWPVALAVTLTVLATVEPVAAGALLVALFSLAVHRPFRPVALVGALALASTPVQPYLRPDPGTSFLASTIIGFLLVLLVLSWGMIVRSRRQLVVSLRERARRAESEAALRAEQAQRLAREEIAREMHDVLAHRLTLLSVHAGALEFRPDAPPPEVARAAAVIRDSAHEALQDLREIIGVLRGPRDGDTDGNRPQPTLATLDALVAESRQAGMKVTLDNRIADPDTVPAAPGRTVYRIAQEALTNARKHAPGAEVTLTLGGGPGPGITVEVSNPAPAEPFARVPGSGQGLIGLTERATLAGGRLDHGPEPGGGFAVRAWLPWAP from the coding sequence ATGACGCGTACGGAGTACCCCTGGCTGCTGCCCTCGGCGATGGCCGGACCCGAGCTGCCGGACGACGGCGGCCGGACCCGCCGCACCGTACGGGACTGGGTCGTCGACATCACGGCCTTCCTGTGCGCCGCCGGCATCGGCCTGGGCACCCTCGCCACGATCGAGGCCGACCCCACCACCCCGGACGTCTTCGTACTGATCGACTCCCTCGTCGGCGCCGCCGCCTGCTGCGCCCTGTGGGTCCGGCGGCGCTGGCCGGTCGCCCTCGCCGTCACCCTGACCGTGCTGGCCACCGTGGAACCCGTCGCGGCGGGCGCCCTGCTCGTCGCCCTGTTCAGCCTGGCCGTCCACCGGCCGTTCCGCCCGGTCGCCCTCGTCGGCGCCCTGGCCCTCGCCAGCACCCCCGTCCAGCCGTATCTGCGCCCCGACCCCGGCACCTCGTTCCTCGCGTCCACCATCATCGGGTTCCTGCTGGTCCTGCTCGTCCTCAGCTGGGGCATGATCGTGCGCTCCCGCCGCCAGCTCGTCGTCTCCCTCAGAGAACGCGCCCGCCGCGCCGAGTCCGAGGCCGCCCTGCGCGCCGAACAGGCCCAGCGGCTCGCCCGCGAGGAGATCGCCCGCGAGATGCACGACGTGCTCGCCCACCGGCTCACCCTGCTCAGCGTCCACGCCGGCGCCCTGGAGTTCCGGCCCGACGCACCCCCGCCCGAGGTCGCCCGCGCCGCCGCGGTCATCCGGGACAGCGCGCACGAGGCCCTCCAGGACCTCCGCGAGATCATCGGCGTCCTGCGCGGCCCCCGCGACGGCGACACCGACGGCAACCGCCCCCAGCCCACCCTCGCCACCCTCGACGCGCTGGTCGCCGAATCCCGGCAGGCCGGCATGAAGGTCACCCTCGACAACCGCATCGCCGACCCGGACACCGTGCCCGCCGCCCCCGGACGCACCGTCTACCGCATCGCCCAGGAGGCGCTGACCAACGCCCGCAAGCACGCGCCCGGCGCCGAGGTCACCCTCACCCTCGGCGGCGGACCCGGCCCCGGCATCACCGTCGAGGTGTCCAACCCGGCCCCCGCCGAACCCTTCGCCCGCGTGCCCGGCTCCGGCCAGGGGCTCATCGGCCTCACCGAACGCGCCACCCTCGCCGGGGGCCGGCTCGACCACGGACCCGAACCCGGCGGCGGGTTCGCCGTCCGCGCCTGGCTACCGTGGGCGCCATGA
- a CDS encoding response regulator transcription factor, which produces MTTTPVRLLIIDDDPLVRAGLALMLGGADDIDIVGEGADGSEAAALVERLRPDVVLMDIRMPVMDGLSATELLRARPDAPEIVVLTTFHADEQVLRAIRAGAAGFVLKDTPPARIVESVRRVAAGDPVLSPAVTRQLMARAAGDGHGERTDRAARARERVALLAGREREVAVAVAQGLSNAEIATTLYLSVATVKTQVSRILAKFGLNNRVQIALLVHDAGLLDDENRSSPG; this is translated from the coding sequence ATGACCACCACGCCCGTCCGCCTCCTCATCATCGACGACGACCCGCTCGTCCGGGCCGGGCTCGCCCTCATGCTCGGCGGCGCCGACGACATCGACATCGTCGGCGAGGGCGCCGACGGCAGCGAGGCCGCCGCCCTCGTCGAACGGCTGCGGCCCGACGTGGTCCTGATGGACATCCGGATGCCGGTCATGGACGGACTCAGCGCCACCGAACTGCTGCGCGCCCGCCCGGACGCGCCCGAGATCGTCGTCCTGACCACCTTCCACGCCGACGAGCAGGTCCTGCGCGCTATCCGCGCCGGGGCCGCCGGCTTCGTACTCAAGGACACCCCGCCCGCCCGGATCGTCGAATCCGTACGCCGGGTCGCGGCCGGCGACCCGGTCCTGTCACCCGCCGTCACCCGGCAGCTCATGGCCCGCGCGGCCGGCGACGGCCACGGCGAGCGCACCGACCGGGCCGCGCGGGCACGCGAACGCGTCGCACTCCTCGCCGGCCGGGAGCGCGAGGTCGCCGTCGCCGTGGCACAGGGCCTGTCCAACGCGGAGATCGCCACCACGCTCTACCTCAGCGTCGCCACCGTGAAGACCCAGGTCTCCCGCATCCTCGCCAAGTTCGGCCTCAACAACCGCGTCCAGATCGCCCTCCTGGTCCACGACGCCGGTCTGCTCGACGACGAGAACCGATCGAGTCCCGGCTGA
- a CDS encoding cytochrome P450 family protein: MSEVDLDLRGLTEFTANPYPYYARMRATGPVHTIRTDDFDRVWLVVGYEESRAALADPRFGKDWRALPGEMGGDPINANMLEMDAPDHTRLRKLVARAFTARRIEALRPRVQEITDELLDVMLPEGRADLVDAFAFPLPMTVICELIGVPDLDRSAFRKLSNGVVAPADPAEEGEAVRAMGGYLAELIRDKRRSPGDDLLSALIAARDEDDDALSPDELVGMAFLLLVAGHETTVNLISNGVRALLDHPDQLAALRADPALLDGAVEEMLRYDGPVETATFRFARERVEIGSRTIETGDPVLISLASSDRDPARYPEPDRFDIRRDTRGHLAFGHGIHFCMGAPLARMEGRIAIRTLLDRCPGLAADPDAAPFDWLPGTLIRGVRRLPVRW; encoded by the coding sequence ATGTCCGAAGTCGACTTGGATCTGCGGGGGTTGACGGAGTTCACCGCGAACCCGTATCCGTACTACGCGCGCATGCGCGCGACCGGTCCGGTGCACACCATCCGTACCGACGACTTCGACCGCGTCTGGCTGGTCGTCGGCTACGAGGAGAGCCGCGCCGCCCTCGCCGACCCGCGCTTCGGCAAGGACTGGCGGGCGCTGCCCGGCGAAATGGGCGGCGACCCGATCAACGCCAACATGCTGGAGATGGACGCCCCCGACCACACCCGGCTGCGCAAGCTCGTCGCCCGCGCCTTCACCGCGCGCCGCATCGAGGCGCTGCGCCCCAGGGTCCAGGAGATCACCGACGAACTGCTCGACGTGATGCTCCCGGAAGGCCGCGCCGACCTGGTGGACGCGTTCGCCTTCCCGCTCCCGATGACCGTCATCTGCGAACTGATCGGCGTGCCCGACCTGGACCGGTCCGCCTTCCGCAAGCTCTCCAACGGAGTCGTCGCCCCGGCCGACCCGGCCGAGGAGGGCGAGGCGGTCCGCGCCATGGGCGGCTACCTCGCCGAGCTGATCCGGGACAAGCGCCGCTCGCCCGGCGACGACCTGCTCAGCGCCCTGATCGCCGCCCGCGACGAGGACGACGACGCCCTCTCGCCCGACGAGCTGGTCGGCATGGCCTTCCTGCTGCTCGTCGCCGGACACGAGACGACGGTCAACCTGATCTCCAACGGCGTCCGCGCCCTCCTCGACCACCCCGACCAGCTCGCCGCGCTCCGCGCCGACCCGGCGCTGCTCGACGGCGCGGTCGAGGAGATGCTGCGCTACGACGGACCGGTGGAGACGGCCACCTTCCGGTTCGCCCGGGAACGGGTCGAGATCGGCTCCCGGACCATCGAGACCGGCGACCCCGTCCTCATCTCCCTCGCGAGCTCCGACCGCGACCCGGCCCGCTACCCGGAGCCCGACCGCTTCGACATCCGCCGCGACACCCGCGGCCACCTCGCCTTCGGACACGGCATCCACTTCTGCATGGGCGCGCCGCTGGCCCGGATGGAGGGCCGCATCGCCATCCGTACCCTGCTGGACCGCTGCCCCGGTCTGGCCGCCGACCCGGACGCCGCTCCCTTCGACTGGCTGCCCGGCACACTCATCCGCGGGGTGCGCCGGCTGCCCGTACGCTGGTGA